The genome window ACGTCAGTCACGCCCACAACGTCACGCGGCGGCGGTTCCAGGCCAACATCCAGTCGGTTCGCGCCGTCGTCGGCGGCCGGGTCAAGCGCGTGCGCGTCTGCACCCGCTGCATCCGCTCGAATCGGATCACGAAGCCCGCCTGACCGGACCTCACGTGGCGCGGACCGCAATCACGTCCACCGGCGCACCGGCCGCGATCGGCCCCTACTCGCAGGCCGTAAGGGCCGGCGACCTTCTGTTCGTCTCCGGACAGGTACCGATCGATCCCGAAACGGGGCAGTTGATCGACGGCGACGTGGCGGCGCAGACCCACCGCGTGCTGCGGAGTCTCGACGCCATCGTCCGCGCGGCCGGCGCGACGTTCGACGACGTCGTGAAGACGACCGTCTATCTCGCCGACATGAACGACTTCGTGACCATGAATCGCGCGTACGCCACCTGGTTCGCAGAACCGGCGCCGGCACGCGCCGCCGTCGAAGTCGCGCGTCTCCCGAAGGACGCGCGGATCGAGATCGACGCCATCGTCCGGCTTCCCGCCTGAACCTGCTGCTGCCCGCCCGCGACCGGCCCTTGTCGGAGCAGGAGTCGCTGGCTCTACGGCTTTCGGTGAACGCGCTCGACGTCGAGCACGCCGGCCACGGCCCGCACGACCTTGATGACGCGCTGCAGGTGCTGCATGTCGCTGATGTCGAACGTCACGCTGATATGGCCGTGCCGGTCCTTGTTGGCGGACGCTTCCACCTTGAGGATGTTGATTCTCCGGTCCGCGAGGCGTGACGTCACGTCGGCTATCATGCCGCGGCGATCCTCGACCTGAATGGTGAGGCAGACCGTGAACGTCGACTCGTCGTTCGCCTTGTCCCAGGCAACGTCGATCCGCCGCTCCGGGTCGTAGAAGAGGTTCACGACGTTCGGACAGCTCGCGGCGTGCACCGAGACGCCCTTCCCGCGGGTGACGTAACCGACGATCTTCTCCCCGCGGATCGGATTGCAGCAGCCGGCCCGGAACACCATCAGGTCGTCGAATCCCCGTACCTTGATCGTCTCCTGGTTCGGACGAAGCACGCGGCGAACCACGGACGCAATGGACGCTTCCGCTTTCGGATGCTCGCGCTGCTCACGGGGAATCAGGACGTCCAGCACGGCGCGGGACGAGACCTTGCCGTATCCGACGGACGCATAGAGGTCGTCCGGCTTCGACGCCCCGAGCGTGGAGCAGACCCTGGCGACCGCGTCCGGATCCAGCACCGTCCTGGGCTTGAGATCGAATCGGCGGACCTCCTTCTCGATCAGCTTGCGTCCCAGCTCCACGGCCCGCAGCTTCTCCTCGACGTGGATGAAGTGCTTGATCTTGTTGCGCGCGCGCGTGGTCGCCACGATGTTCAGCCAGTCGCGGTTCGGCCGGTTGCCGGTCCGGGTGACCACCTCGACGATGTCTCCGCTCTGCAGCGGCGTCCGCAACGGAACCATCCGGCCGTTGACGCGCGCGCCGACGCACGTATGGCCGACGTCGGTGTGAATCGCGTAGGCGAAATCGATGGGGGTCGCTCCGCGGGGCAGCGCCTTGACCTCGCCCTTCGGCGTGAAGGTGTACACCTCCTCCGGATAGAGATCGAGCTTGAGGCTGTGAATGAACTCGCTCGGGTCCGGCACCTCCTGCTGCCACTCCAGGAGTTGCCGCAGCCAGAGGAAGTACTTCTCGTCCGGTTCGGCGCCGACTCGGCCTTCCTTGTACTTCCAGTGCGCGGCGATGCCGTGCTCGGCGATCCGGTGCATGTCCTCCGAGCGGATCTGCACCTCGAACGGCAGCCCGACATCGCTGATGACCGCCGTGTGCAGCGACTGATAGCCGTTCGGACGCGGCATGGCCACGAAGTCCTTGAACCGGCCGTGCACCGGCGCCCAGATCTGATGGATGATGCCGAGCGCTGCGTAGCAGTCGCGCTCCGACTGGGTGATGACGCGGACAGCGAGGAGATCGTACACCTCGTCCAGGGAGATCTTCTGCCGCCTGATCTTCTTCCAGATGCTGAAGATGCTCTTGATCCGCGCTTCCAGAGAGACGATCGGCACGCCGGCGTCCCGCAACTTCTCCGCAAGCGTGCTCTTGAGACTGTCGACGGTCCGCTCGGTCGCGCGGCGGCGTGCTTCCACGCGCTCCAGCAGCGACTCGTAGCCCGGCGGATCGAGATGGCGGAACGCAAGCTCCTCGAGCTCGTTCTTCACCTTGTTCATCCCGAGGCGGTGCGCGATGGGTGCGTAGATGTCGATGGTCTCCTGCGAGATCTTCAGTCTGCGGTCTTCGCGAAGATGACCGAGGGTGCGCATGTTGTGAAGGCGGTCCGCCAGCTTGACGAGGATGACGCGCGCGTCGTCCACCATCGCCAGCAGCATCTTCCGGAAGTTCTCCGCCTGCCGCTCCTCGCTCGACGAGAATGGAATCGTGCTTATCTTCGTGACGCCTTCGACGACGTGGGCGATCTCCGCACCGAAGAGTCCGCGAACGTTCTCGATGGTGGTCAGCGTGTCCTCGACAACGTCGTGCAGCAGGCTGGCCGCGATCGTCACGTCGTCGAGATGCATCTCGGCTACGAGGTGCGCAACCTCCAGCGGGTGCGTGATGTACTGCTCTCCGGACCGGCGGATCTGGCCCGCATGCTCCAGGGCCGAAAACTCGTAGGCCCGGTGCAGCAGATCCGCATCCGTGTCCGGGTTGTACGAGCGGACCGAGCCGAGCAGATTCTCGAAGCTGAGCATGGAAACCGCCGTCCGAAACGACGATACGGGGAGCACGCAGGAGGGTCAAGAACGCCCTTCCCGGCTGTTGACTTGCTATTCCTTTTGCTTCACTATAGCCATTCGCTTGGGGAGGGAACAGGTCGCCGGCGCCTGCCGCCGCGCGAGAGCGTATCGTGTGCGCCCGCTTGGCGGCGCGCCGCCCGCCGGGTGGCGGGGCGAAGCGGCCGCGGCCGGGAGTTTCGCACTTGATGAGGGAGAGGATCATGCAGACGGGACGGACCTTGTTGAGACTGGGCCTCGTTGTGGCGATGGTGATGCCGTTGGTCTCGTGTGGCTTCTTCGACCAGCTCGGCGCCATGCGCACGTTCAAGGAAGCCAACCTCTTCTACGGACGCGGGGACTACGAGGCGGCGATCGAAGAGTACCAGCATGTGGTCGACGTGGTCAGCGAAGACCCGAACAGCGAATTGTCGCAGGCGATGAGCGTGGCCTACTTCTACATCGCCAACTGCTACGACAATCTCTACACGCCGGCGTTCCGGGGCGAGCCGGAGAACGACGCGTTGCTGGACCAGGCGGTGGAGTACTACCGGTTGGCTGCCGACAACATCCCGAACCGGGAGTTCCGGACGCTGTCGATGCAGTACCTCGTGGCCGCCTACGGCCCCGACAAGATGAACGACCCCACGAACCGGGCGATGCTGCTGCAGGAGATGATCCAGCTCGACCCCGGCAATCCGGACAACTACTTCGTGCTGGCGCAGCTCTTCGAGGAATCCGGGCTGTTCGAGGACGCCGAGACGATCTATCTCGAGGTCCGCAACATGCTTTCCGACGATCCGACGGTCTACCTCCAGCTCGCCGGGTTCTACAACCGTGCGGGCGATTTCGATCAGACCATCGACGCGCTGCGCCAGCGGGCCGACATCGAGCCGGACAACCCCGAGGCGTTCTACACCATCTCCACCTTCTACTGGGAAAAGGCGTTCCGCGATTTCCGAATCACCCAGGAAGAGAAGGCCGAGTACGTGTTGGCCGGCATCGAAGCGGCCGACCAGGCGATCGCACTGAACGAGCGGTACGTCGACGCGCTGGTCTACAAGAACATCCTGCTCCGGATGCAGGCGAACATGAGCGATGACCAGGACGAGCAGGACGCGCTCATCGCCGAGGCCGACGAGTTGCGTGACCGCGCGCAGGAGATTCAGGACGAGGCGCGGGGCGGCGGCGCGGCGGGCGCCGGTCAGTAGGCGCGGCGGCGCATTCCACTTCCGGTCCGAGATACTCGTGGCCGGGCGCCTCCACGATGGCGCCCGGCCTTTTTTCTTGCCTGCGCCGCCCGGCCGCCCTCTACTCCTGGACTGCTTCTCCCCCCAGCGCGGCCCAGGGAACCACACCTGCTGGCGCCGTCCCTGGTGGACAGGCCGGTTGCGCCGGCGGGGTTGTCCGCCTGTTCTGAAATCTCGGGGAAACCGCCGGTGCGACGGCGCCCGCGCGGAGGCCGACCCAGGGGACGAGGCGTCGCCGAGCAGAGCAGGGTCGCTGGACAGGCGTTGCCGGGAGGCAAGCGAGGCAAGTGGGGGGACGGAACCCAACGACCCCCTCCCGGTCTTGCCCAAGTCCGGGGCGAGGCTCTCCCCAGGAAACCTCCGTACAGAAGAAGAGGGCCAGGAACCACACGTGGTGGTCCGGGCCCTCCTGCTACTGTCCTGGTGGTATCTGCGAAGCAGGAGCCCTCGCGCGAGCGAACGCTCCCACCCGACCCGCCAGCAGGGTCGCACCGCGACCCAAAAGATCGCGTCTAGCCGACGGGCGCCGCGCCAGCCGCGCGCCGCATGCCCTCGGTGACGATACCGACCTTCTCGACACCAGCGCCCCGGGCCGCGTCGATCACGTCGATGATCTCGCCGTAGGTCAAGGACCCGGCGCCAGCGATGAACATGGTCTTCTCGCGGCGCGTCTCGAAGATCGAGCGGAGCTCGGACTCGAGCGTCGCCATCTGCATCGGCTGCTGATTCACGGAGATACGCCGATCCGCCGTGTACTCGAGCAGGATCTGGCTGCTGTCGGTCGCAGCCTGCTGCGCACCCTGGGTCTCGAGCGGCAGGTTGATGTCCAACCCCCGCTGCCCGAGCGGAAGGGCCGCCAGGAAGATGACGATCAGAACCAGCAGCACGTCGATGAACGGCGTGATGTTGATCTCCGAATTCGCGTGGGGGTTCGTCGCTTGCGCGACGGCGTCCGCACCGTGGTGCTTCTTCTTCGCCATGTCTATTCCCCTCCCCCGCCACCGACCTCACGCTCGGTGATGAGCCCGACGTTCTCGATGCCGGCCCGCTGCAACTGGTCCATCAACTCCATCACCGACGAGTACTGCGCGTTGACGTCGGCCTTGACGAGAAGGATCCGTTCCAGCTTGCGATCCAGCGCGCTGTTGATCGAGTTGAGCAGCTCCTGCGGCGTCGTCTGCACGTTGTCCACGAAGTACCGGCCGTCGGAGGTCACCGCGACGGTGGTGTTGTTGTCGTTGTCGGGCTTGTCGCCCGTGTTGGAAGCCTCAGGCAGGGTCAGCGTCACGCCGGCCGTCAACAGAGGCGCGATGAGCATGACGATGATGAGCAGCACCAGCATCACGTCGGCCAGCGGCGTGATGTTGATCTCCGAGTTCAAGCCGCCGCTTTTCTCGCCGACTGACATTCCCATGATGAACGCTCCTTGAGCAGAAATGCCGCCGGGCGCGCAGGGCGCCCGGCGGCGAGCCCGATCGGATCCCGGAACAGGAACCCGTCTAGGACTTCTTGATGAAGTAGTCGACGAGCTCCGACGACGAATTGTCCATCTCGACGGCGAAGTACTCGAGGCGGCCGGTCAGGTAATTGAAGAACCAGACGGCCGGAATCGCCACGAAGAGGCCGATCGCGGTGCCGACCAGCGCCTCGGAAATGCCGCCCGACACGGCGCCCAGACCACCGGAGCCCGTGGCCGCGATGCCCTGGAACGCGTTGATGACGCCGAGCGTCGTCGCGAGCAGGCCGACGAACACGGCCGTGGAGCCGATGGTAGCCAGAATGCCCATGCCTCGCTTCAGGTCGGAGGAAGTGAGCGCCGCCGCGCGCTGAATCGCGCGGTGGACGCTGTCGACCACGTCGTCCTTGTGCAGGTCGACGCCGCTGTCCTGCTGGAACTGGTACTCCTGGAGACCGGCCAGCACGACCTTGCCGAGGTGGCTGTACCGGTAGTCCTTGGACTGCGAGACGCTGATGGCCTCCTTGAGCTTCCCGTCCTTGAGATGCTTCGCCACCTGCGGCGCGAACAGCTTCGACTGGTTCGTCGCCTGGATGAAGGTGAACAACCGCTCGAAGAAGACGCCGACCGACGCCATCGACATGACCACGAGCACACCCATCAGGATCTTGACGGATATCCCCATCTGCTCCCACAACTCGAGAAAGTCCATCTGTGCGACAAAGAAGAAGTCCATCTGTTCCTCCCGCGGCGAGACGTACTGGCCGCCCAGTCTCTTCTATCGGTTTCAGAATCCCCGAGGCGTACGTTACGACAACTGGAAGTTGACAGTCACGGTCATGATGACCGGAACCGGCACGCCGTTCAGCAGCGTCGG of Acidobacteriota bacterium contains these proteins:
- the rpmB gene encoding 50S ribosomal protein L28, with amino-acid sequence MAKRCEFCVKGPAVGRNVSHAHNVTRRRFQANIQSVRAVVGGRVKRVRVCTRCIRSNRITKPA
- a CDS encoding RidA family protein produces the protein MARTAITSTGAPAAIGPYSQAVRAGDLLFVSGQVPIDPETGQLIDGDVAAQTHRVLRSLDAIVRAAGATFDDVVKTTVYLADMNDFVTMNRAYATWFAEPAPARAAVEVARLPKDARIEIDAIVRLPA
- a CDS encoding bifunctional (p)ppGpp synthetase/guanosine-3',5'-bis(diphosphate) 3'-pyrophosphohydrolase, which encodes MLSFENLLGSVRSYNPDTDADLLHRAYEFSALEHAGQIRRSGEQYITHPLEVAHLVAEMHLDDVTIAASLLHDVVEDTLTTIENVRGLFGAEIAHVVEGVTKISTIPFSSSEERQAENFRKMLLAMVDDARVILVKLADRLHNMRTLGHLREDRRLKISQETIDIYAPIAHRLGMNKVKNELEELAFRHLDPPGYESLLERVEARRRATERTVDSLKSTLAEKLRDAGVPIVSLEARIKSIFSIWKKIRRQKISLDEVYDLLAVRVITQSERDCYAALGIIHQIWAPVHGRFKDFVAMPRPNGYQSLHTAVISDVGLPFEVQIRSEDMHRIAEHGIAAHWKYKEGRVGAEPDEKYFLWLRQLLEWQQEVPDPSEFIHSLKLDLYPEEVYTFTPKGEVKALPRGATPIDFAYAIHTDVGHTCVGARVNGRMVPLRTPLQSGDIVEVVTRTGNRPNRDWLNIVATTRARNKIKHFIHVEEKLRAVELGRKLIEKEVRRFDLKPRTVLDPDAVARVCSTLGASKPDDLYASVGYGKVSSRAVLDVLIPREQREHPKAEASIASVVRRVLRPNQETIKVRGFDDLMVFRAGCCNPIRGEKIVGYVTRGKGVSVHAASCPNVVNLFYDPERRIDVAWDKANDESTFTVCLTIQVEDRRGMIADVTSRLADRRINILKVEASANKDRHGHISVTFDISDMQHLQRVIKVVRAVAGVLDVERVHRKP
- a CDS encoding biopolymer transporter ExbD, with amino-acid sequence MAKKKHHGADAVAQATNPHANSEINITPFIDVLLVLIVIFLAALPLGQRGLDINLPLETQGAQQAATDSSQILLEYTADRRISVNQQPMQMATLESELRSIFETRREKTMFIAGAGSLTYGEIIDVIDAARGAGVEKVGIVTEGMRRAAGAAPVG
- a CDS encoding flagellar motor protein MotA, which produces MGISVKILMGVLVVMSMASVGVFFERLFTFIQATNQSKLFAPQVAKHLKDGKLKEAISVSQSKDYRYSHLGKVVLAGLQEYQFQQDSGVDLHKDDVVDSVHRAIQRAAALTSSDLKRGMGILATIGSTAVFVGLLATTLGVINAFQGIAATGSGGLGAVSGGISEALVGTAIGLFVAIPAVWFFNYLTGRLEYFAVEMDNSSSELVDYFIKKS